The proteins below are encoded in one region of Paenisporosarcina cavernae:
- a CDS encoding phospho-sugar mutase — protein sequence MSFKQAFDRWSSHDSLEAIWKDELTEKQSDSKWMEDAFYKDLEFGTGGMRGIIGAGTNRMNTYTVRKASLGLANFVKRAGNDAGQRGIVIAYDSRRMSLSFAKEAAVTFAKNDIQTYLYEQPRTTPQLSFSIRELDAFAGVVITASHNPPMYNGYKVYGQDGAQLNLENAEQVIRFVSEVGDELLVEAGDFESLEASGKVKWIGKEMDDRYAQQVLSIRLQPEVATTTKLTVVFSPLHGASGSTVERILTDANYTNVHFVKEQMEPNGEFPTLASPNPEEESAFEAAKALGNEVSAQLLVTADPDGDRMGIAVKNGHDYTLLNGNQTGALLLEYFLSQRKEAGEMPANGRVFKTIVTSDLGRVIAEYHGASTEDVLTGFKFIGEKIETYNQSKEFTFLFGYEESYGYLIRDFARDKDAVQAVLGIIEAAAYYDTQGKSLLDVLNGLYERHGYYLETLLSETKQGADGAREISRMLQQLRRDVWTSIAGIPVSYMEDYQTQKRIFTDGRAAEVLTLPKSNVIKYFLQDGSWICVRPSGTEPKVKYYVGVFSDTAQESKDKMERLSSEVLAKMSAL from the coding sequence GTGTCATTTAAACAAGCATTTGACCGTTGGAGTAGCCATGATTCCCTGGAAGCAATATGGAAAGACGAGTTAACTGAAAAACAATCAGATTCGAAGTGGATGGAAGATGCATTCTACAAAGACTTGGAATTTGGAACAGGCGGAATGCGTGGCATTATAGGGGCGGGAACGAATCGTATGAACACCTACACCGTGCGAAAGGCTTCTCTAGGTCTTGCAAACTTTGTGAAAAGGGCTGGAAATGACGCGGGACAGCGCGGAATTGTTATCGCATATGACAGTAGAAGAATGTCTCTTTCATTTGCCAAAGAAGCAGCAGTGACGTTCGCAAAAAACGATATTCAAACGTATTTATATGAACAACCGAGAACAACTCCGCAACTATCTTTCTCTATTCGAGAATTGGATGCGTTTGCGGGTGTGGTGATCACAGCCAGTCATAACCCACCGATGTATAACGGGTACAAGGTATATGGACAAGACGGAGCACAGCTTAACTTGGAAAATGCGGAACAAGTGATTCGCTTCGTGTCAGAAGTAGGCGATGAACTTTTGGTGGAAGCAGGAGATTTTGAATCTCTTGAAGCGAGTGGCAAGGTAAAGTGGATTGGCAAAGAGATGGATGATCGGTATGCGCAACAGGTACTATCTATCCGATTGCAGCCAGAAGTGGCAACAACGACTAAATTGACTGTCGTCTTTTCCCCACTTCACGGGGCATCTGGCTCAACGGTGGAACGAATCCTTACCGATGCTAATTACACAAACGTTCATTTTGTGAAAGAACAGATGGAACCAAATGGTGAATTCCCGACACTTGCATCACCAAATCCAGAAGAAGAAAGTGCATTTGAAGCTGCTAAAGCTCTTGGCAATGAAGTATCCGCACAGCTTCTTGTAACGGCGGACCCAGATGGTGATCGCATGGGGATTGCTGTGAAAAATGGCCATGACTATACACTCTTAAACGGCAATCAAACAGGCGCTTTACTTCTAGAGTATTTTCTTTCCCAACGGAAAGAAGCGGGAGAGATGCCTGCTAATGGTCGAGTCTTTAAAACGATTGTGACATCTGATTTAGGTCGAGTGATTGCAGAGTATCATGGTGCATCGACTGAGGATGTTCTCACAGGATTTAAATTTATTGGCGAGAAGATTGAAACATATAATCAATCGAAGGAATTTACGTTTCTGTTTGGTTATGAAGAAAGCTACGGCTATCTTATCCGCGATTTTGCGCGAGACAAAGATGCTGTGCAAGCAGTTCTTGGTATTATTGAAGCAGCTGCTTATTACGATACGCAAGGGAAATCGTTGCTTGATGTATTAAATGGATTATACGAACGACATGGTTACTATTTAGAAACGCTCTTGTCTGAGACAAAACAAGGAGCAGATGGCGCGCGTGAAATTTCCCGTATGCTGCAACAATTGAGAAGAGACGTCTGGACGTCTATCGCAGGAATTCCTGTAAGTTATATGGAAGATTATCAAACACAAAAACGAATCTTTACAGATGGTCGCGCGGCGGAAGTTCTCACGCTACCAAAGTCCAATGTCATAAAATATTTTCTTCAAGACGGTTCCTGGATCTGTGTACGTCCAAGTGGAACAGAGCCGAAAGTGAAATACTATGTTGGCGTTTTCTCTGATACAGCTCAGGAATCGAAAGACAAAATGGAACGGTTATCTAGCGAAGTTCTTGCGAAAATGTCTGCCCTTTAA
- a CDS encoding aldo/keto reductase, whose protein sequence is MTLQLNSTKTLANGVEMPRLGLGVYKMTDREESIQAMTTALSHGYRAIDTATIYENEKEVGEAFRASGLKREEVFITSKVWNSDQGYDSTLKAFENSLKLLDLDYLDLYLTHWPVKEKFVDTYRAIERLYDEKLIRVPGVSNHHQHHLEELFAKANVKPMVNQIELHPRLTQFDLRNYCADNNIAVTSWSPLARGGLLEEPSLVRIGAKYGKSPAQIIIRWHLQHDLIVIPKSVTPERIKENADVYDFELSFEDMKNIDALNMNERTGSDPDNITF, encoded by the coding sequence ATGACATTACAGTTGAACTCAACAAAGACACTCGCAAACGGTGTAGAAATGCCGCGCCTAGGTTTAGGTGTTTATAAAATGACCGATCGAGAAGAATCGATTCAAGCAATGACGACAGCGCTATCTCATGGATATCGAGCTATTGATACAGCAACCATTTATGAAAATGAAAAAGAAGTGGGAGAAGCTTTTCGAGCTTCTGGATTAAAACGGGAAGAAGTATTCATCACATCTAAGGTGTGGAATAGTGATCAAGGATATGATTCAACATTAAAAGCGTTTGAGAATTCATTAAAATTATTGGATTTGGACTATCTAGACCTTTATTTAACACACTGGCCAGTGAAAGAAAAATTCGTCGATACGTATAGAGCTATCGAGCGTCTTTACGACGAAAAATTAATCCGAGTTCCTGGTGTTTCCAATCATCATCAACATCACTTAGAAGAATTGTTTGCGAAAGCAAACGTCAAACCGATGGTTAATCAAATTGAACTTCACCCTCGCTTAACTCAATTTGATTTGCGTAACTACTGTGCTGATAATAATATTGCTGTAACTAGTTGGTCACCACTTGCTCGTGGAGGACTTCTAGAAGAACCATCACTTGTTCGTATCGGCGCAAAATACGGAAAATCACCAGCACAAATCATCATTCGTTGGCATTTACAACACGATTTAATCGTCATTCCTAAATCCGTTACACCAGAACGCATCAAAGAAAATGCCGATGTATATGACTTTGAATTGTCATTTGAAGACATGAAAAATATCGATGCATTAAACATGAACGAACGGACAGGATCAGATCCGGATAACATCACATTTTAA
- a CDS encoding GAF domain-containing sensor histidine kinase codes for MDAKEFSNVELLKEIAELLNEEMEMVPMLQGALRQFLLGTPFQTGWIFFIDEKGRHELIAHENLPASLAANDCRTLQKGGCWCVSKYRNGELKKATNMIECQRIEQAMAANTSVEGITHHATVPLQSGKERFGILNVASPNTVGFEPDELALLESVAFQMGSAIKRIKLTTQAQEIALVEERNRLARDLHDSVNQLLFSVTLTARGGAEMTQHAEVKETFTEIQHLTQEALTEMRALIWQLRPKGLETGLVEGIKGYAEMIGIQLTTHVSGVLQLPYKVEENVFRIVQEGLNNIQKHAAVDAAELYLTATSSSLLVVLRDEGRGFIVPSEKVFPSLGLQSIQDRVDVCGGSVEWVSELGKGTELFVRIPF; via the coding sequence ATGGATGCGAAAGAATTTTCGAATGTAGAGTTACTAAAGGAAATTGCCGAATTATTGAATGAAGAGATGGAAATGGTGCCGATGTTGCAAGGTGCATTGCGACAATTTCTTTTAGGAACTCCGTTTCAAACGGGCTGGATTTTCTTTATTGATGAAAAGGGCCGACATGAACTCATTGCGCATGAAAATCTGCCTGCATCGCTTGCCGCGAACGACTGCCGCACATTACAAAAAGGTGGTTGCTGGTGTGTATCGAAATACCGCAATGGAGAATTGAAAAAAGCGACCAATATGATTGAATGCCAACGAATTGAACAGGCAATGGCTGCGAATACGTCCGTTGAAGGAATTACGCACCATGCCACAGTTCCACTCCAATCAGGAAAAGAACGATTTGGAATTTTAAATGTTGCTTCCCCGAATACGGTTGGATTTGAACCCGACGAGTTAGCGCTACTTGAATCTGTTGCGTTTCAAATGGGGTCTGCGATTAAACGGATAAAATTGACGACGCAAGCTCAAGAAATCGCGTTAGTCGAAGAGCGAAATCGATTAGCACGCGATTTGCACGATTCGGTGAATCAATTATTGTTTTCCGTCACACTTACCGCTCGTGGTGGAGCAGAAATGACACAACATGCAGAAGTAAAAGAAACTTTTACAGAAATTCAACATTTAACCCAAGAAGCATTGACGGAAATGCGAGCACTTATTTGGCAGCTACGTCCTAAAGGATTGGAAACTGGCTTAGTGGAAGGGATTAAAGGATATGCGGAAATGATCGGAATTCAGTTAACGACTCATGTAAGTGGAGTACTTCAATTGCCGTATAAAGTGGAAGAAAATGTGTTCCGTATTGTGCAGGAAGGCTTAAATAATATTCAAAAACATGCCGCAGTTGATGCCGCTGAGCTTTATTTAACAGCTACTTCCTCTAGTTTGCTCGTTGTATTACGTGATGAAGGTAGAGGGTTTATTGTCCCGAGCGAAAAAGTCTTTCCCTCGCTTGGACTACAAAGTATTCAAGATCGAGTGGATGTCTGCGGTGGATCCGTGGAGTGGGTAAGTGAATTAGGAAAAGGAACGGAGCTGTTCGTTCGGATTCCGTTTTAG
- a CDS encoding disulfide oxidoreductase — protein MSSKQENTLLSMWLVALVATIGSLFFSEVKGYVPCELCWYQRILMYPLVLLLGVAYLQKNATIYVTSLVFSIIGASISAYHYGIQKFTFLADSAPACGQVACTSQYINWLGFITIPFLALVGFVLVIVLSIVLMKQAKEVISQ, from the coding sequence ATGTCATCCAAACAAGAAAATACCCTTTTATCGATGTGGCTAGTCGCACTTGTCGCAACGATTGGCTCCTTATTTTTCTCTGAAGTGAAAGGCTACGTACCTTGTGAATTATGTTGGTACCAACGGATACTCATGTATCCACTTGTCCTTCTGTTAGGAGTCGCATATTTACAAAAAAACGCAACGATTTACGTCACGTCTCTTGTATTCTCGATTATCGGCGCAAGTATTTCTGCCTATCATTACGGAATACAAAAGTTCACATTCCTTGCGGACAGTGCACCTGCGTGTGGACAAGTGGCATGTACTTCTCAATATATTAACTGGTTAGGATTTATCACGATTCCATTTTTAGCACTTGTAGGATTTGTCCTCGTCATTGTGCTAAGTATTGTCTTGATGAAACAAGCCAAGGAGGTTATCTCGCAATGA
- a CDS encoding carbon-nitrogen hydrolase family protein, translated as MSEQFDLSKFEKSMIIRQTTVEDIEPLLEMQRVCFPGMEPWKVDQLHSHLTIFPEGQLVAELDGNIIGSCSSLIINFDEYDDRHSWSDVTDDGYITNHNPDGYNMYGIEVMVHPEFRRMKVGQRLYEARKDIARQFNLKSIIIGGRIPNYHVHANEMTPREYVDAVSRHKIYDPVLTFQIMNGFTLMRINPNYLPDDTASGKFATLMEWNNVDYKPSSKRHFKTSYPVRICVVQYMMRAIESFDDLANQCEYFVDVASDAHSDFVVFPEIFTTQLMSTFDEPSPSQAIRKLTEFTPQYIEMFTELAVRYNVNIIGGSHFVKEENDEIYNIAYLFRRDGSIEKQYKIHITPNERKWWGISAGDSVRVFDTDCGKIAIQICYDVEFPELARIATDMGANILFTPFCTEDRQGYLRVKYCAQARAVENQIYSVISGTVGNLPQTENMDIQYAQSGIYAPSDFEFARDGIVGETNPNLEMVLIGDVDLEILRRQRQDGTVKQLKDRRHDVYRVEYKKQ; from the coding sequence ATGTCAGAGCAATTTGATTTATCGAAATTTGAAAAAAGTATGATTATCCGTCAAACGACGGTTGAAGATATTGAACCTTTACTTGAAATGCAGCGTGTTTGTTTCCCAGGAATGGAACCTTGGAAAGTCGATCAGCTACACTCTCATTTAACTATTTTTCCTGAAGGTCAACTCGTAGCAGAATTAGATGGAAATATTATTGGCTCGTGCTCGAGTTTAATCATCAACTTTGATGAGTATGATGATCGCCATTCGTGGTCCGATGTTACGGATGACGGCTACATTACGAACCACAACCCAGATGGTTATAACATGTATGGAATCGAAGTGATGGTACATCCTGAATTTCGCCGAATGAAAGTCGGGCAACGTCTATATGAGGCTCGGAAAGATATTGCACGTCAATTCAATTTAAAATCCATTATTATTGGTGGACGAATTCCAAACTATCATGTGCATGCGAATGAAATGACGCCACGAGAATATGTGGATGCTGTTTCCCGTCACAAAATTTATGATCCTGTGTTAACCTTCCAAATCATGAATGGGTTTACATTAATGCGTATTAATCCGAATTATTTGCCAGATGATACTGCTTCAGGCAAATTTGCTACATTGATGGAATGGAATAACGTAGACTATAAACCATCTTCGAAACGCCATTTTAAAACGAGCTATCCAGTACGAATTTGTGTCGTGCAATATATGATGCGTGCGATAGAATCTTTTGATGATTTAGCGAACCAGTGCGAGTACTTCGTAGACGTAGCTTCCGATGCACATTCTGATTTTGTTGTGTTCCCAGAAATTTTCACGACACAATTGATGTCGACGTTTGATGAACCATCTCCCTCTCAAGCAATACGTAAACTAACAGAGTTTACGCCGCAGTATATCGAGATGTTCACGGAGTTAGCTGTTCGTTATAACGTAAACATTATTGGCGGATCTCACTTTGTGAAGGAAGAAAACGATGAGATTTACAATATCGCTTATTTATTCCGCAGAGACGGTTCGATTGAAAAGCAATATAAAATCCACATTACTCCTAACGAGCGAAAATGGTGGGGAATTAGTGCCGGTGATTCTGTGCGTGTTTTCGATACGGATTGCGGAAAAATTGCGATTCAAATTTGTTACGATGTGGAGTTCCCAGAACTTGCACGTATTGCAACTGATATGGGAGCGAACATTTTGTTCACCCCATTTTGTACCGAAGATCGCCAAGGCTATTTACGCGTGAAATACTGCGCGCAAGCTCGTGCCGTTGAAAATCAGATTTATTCAGTGATTTCTGGAACAGTCGGTAATTTACCGCAAACAGAAAATATGGATATTCAATATGCACAATCTGGTATTTACGCTCCGTCCGACTTTGAATTTGCTCGAGATGGAATTGTTGGAGAAACGAATCCGAACTTAGAGATGGTATTAATTGGAGACGTTGATTTAGAAATTCTGCGTCGTCAACGTCAGGATGGAACGGTGAAACAGTTAAAAGATCGTCGTCACGACGTCTACCGAGTTGAATACAAAAAACAATAG
- a CDS encoding thioredoxin family protein, which produces MKKLLIIGGVVIVLFALIFVLNNASNKSKLDGNPYGTNDLKQETIDQLDDENYQAIILPDALKEKIESGEPTMAYFFSPICSHCQAFTPKMMPLAEKMNVDINQYNVYEFDQGWTDYSIEATPTLVYFEDGKEVSRLVGNRPNEEVEAFFNETILK; this is translated from the coding sequence ATGAAGAAACTACTTATTATCGGTGGTGTAGTCATCGTCCTTTTCGCATTAATTTTCGTATTAAATAATGCATCGAACAAATCGAAGCTTGACGGTAATCCATACGGTACAAATGATTTAAAACAAGAAACAATTGATCAATTAGACGATGAAAATTATCAAGCGATCATTTTACCAGATGCATTGAAAGAGAAAATCGAATCTGGCGAACCGACAATGGCATACTTTTTCAGCCCAATTTGTTCGCACTGCCAAGCATTCACGCCAAAGATGATGCCACTTGCAGAAAAAATGAATGTGGATATCAACCAATACAATGTTTATGAATTTGACCAAGGTTGGACTGACTATTCTATTGAAGCGACACCAACTCTTGTCTACTTCGAAGACGGTAAAGAAGTTTCTCGTCTAGTTGGAAATCGTCCAAATGAAGAAGTAGAAGCATTTTTTAATGAAACAATTTTAAAATAG
- the rsgA gene encoding ribosome small subunit-dependent GTPase A, with protein MNLLTELGWKASWEEKWMQQIETSKKKTVQPARVVLEHKHIYKVVSSDGEWLATLSGSYMHQSSTRRDYPAVGDWVSVEKMPGEEKAIIHATLPRTSIFSRKVAGETSVEQIVAVNVDIVFLVTSMNQDFNLRRLERYLVAAWDSGANPVIVLTKKDVCDDPSYYLDQVESIAFGVPVVAVSSVTAEGIDQIQELLNDQKTAALLGSSGVGKSSLINALSGNEIMAVQGIREDDAKGKHTTTHRELVKLPGGGLLIDTPGMREFQLWDNSDSLDSGFKDVEGFANNCRFRDCDHSKGQAGCAVQEALQNGDLPQERFTSYEKLKRELAYIERKNDAAAQLAERNKWKQRTKEARLRPTKKR; from the coding sequence TTGAATTTATTAACAGAATTAGGTTGGAAAGCATCTTGGGAAGAAAAATGGATGCAACAAATAGAAACATCAAAAAAGAAAACAGTTCAACCCGCGCGTGTCGTGTTGGAACATAAACATATCTACAAAGTTGTCTCTTCTGATGGTGAGTGGCTTGCAACGTTGTCAGGATCTTATATGCATCAATCGAGCACAAGACGAGACTATCCAGCAGTCGGTGACTGGGTTTCTGTAGAGAAAATGCCAGGTGAAGAAAAGGCGATTATTCATGCAACGTTGCCTCGTACCTCCATTTTTTCTCGAAAAGTAGCAGGTGAGACATCCGTTGAACAAATCGTTGCGGTGAATGTGGATATCGTCTTTCTTGTCACGTCGATGAATCAAGATTTTAACTTACGCCGATTAGAGCGTTATTTAGTTGCGGCTTGGGATTCGGGAGCAAACCCAGTAATTGTGCTGACGAAAAAGGATGTCTGTGACGATCCGTCCTATTACCTCGATCAAGTCGAAAGTATCGCTTTTGGCGTTCCAGTAGTGGCTGTAAGTAGTGTTACAGCGGAAGGTATTGACCAAATCCAAGAGTTATTGAACGATCAAAAAACAGCAGCTCTTCTCGGTTCATCTGGTGTCGGAAAGTCGTCCTTAATTAATGCATTAAGTGGGAATGAAATAATGGCTGTTCAAGGTATTCGTGAAGACGATGCAAAAGGAAAGCATACAACGACGCACCGAGAGTTAGTTAAACTTCCTGGTGGCGGATTACTAATTGACACTCCTGGTATGCGAGAATTTCAGTTATGGGATAATAGCGACAGCTTAGATTCAGGATTTAAAGACGTGGAAGGGTTTGCGAATAATTGTCGTTTCCGGGATTGTGATCATTCTAAAGGGCAAGCTGGATGCGCTGTTCAAGAAGCACTGCAGAACGGAGATCTTCCACAAGAGCGGTTTACAAGCTATGAAAAACTGAAACGAGAATTAGCGTATATCGAACGGAAAAATGATGCTGCTGCGCAGCTAGCAGAGCGCAACAAATGGAAGCAACGTACGAAAGAAGCCCGACTTCGTCCAACGAAAAAAAGGTAA
- a CDS encoding response regulator: MIRVLIADDHHVVRRGLLFFLKTQKDMDVVGEATNGKQAVELTEALNPDIVLMDLIMPEMDGIQATKLIKKAQPHIQVLMLTSFADRDHVIPAIDAGASGYQLKDIEPDELVESIRKLMRGENTLHPQATSLLMKGREPREIPPHETFPLTPREQDVLSELTKGKSNREIASSLFVTEKTVKTHISNIFTKLHVQDRTQAALYAVKHGLTEPSSLEK, encoded by the coding sequence ATGATACGAGTATTGATCGCAGATGACCATCATGTCGTACGAAGAGGATTGTTGTTTTTCTTAAAAACGCAAAAAGATATGGATGTTGTTGGAGAGGCGACAAACGGCAAGCAAGCAGTGGAACTGACAGAAGCATTGAATCCTGATATTGTATTAATGGATTTAATCATGCCGGAAATGGATGGAATTCAAGCCACGAAGCTGATAAAAAAAGCCCAACCACATATACAAGTCCTGATGTTAACAAGTTTCGCTGATCGAGATCACGTGATTCCAGCGATTGATGCTGGTGCTTCAGGCTATCAGTTAAAAGATATAGAACCAGACGAGTTAGTCGAATCCATTCGAAAATTAATGCGTGGAGAAAATACTCTACACCCACAAGCGACAAGCTTGTTGATGAAAGGCAGAGAACCCCGCGAAATTCCACCGCATGAAACATTCCCGTTAACGCCTCGTGAACAAGATGTTTTGTCAGAGTTAACAAAAGGGAAAAGTAATAGAGAGATCGCCTCTAGTTTGTTTGTGACGGAAAAAACAGTTAAAACACATATTTCCAATATTTTTACGAAATTACATGTCCAAGATCGAACACAAGCTGCGTTATATGCGGTAAAACATGGACTAACTGAACCGAGTTCATTGGAAAAGTGA
- a CDS encoding NCS2 family permease, whose translation MFHVKELNSSVKTEVLAGFTTFLTMVYIVIVNPIILADAGVPFDQVFLATIISTVIGTLWMALFANYPIAIAPGMGLNAFFTYTVVISSNGTIDYITAFSAVFIAGILFIILSLTPLREKLIEIIPSNLKHGITAGIGLFIAFIGLRLSGLVEAHPQNLVKLGDLTSAPVMLALFGLVITLILMVLNVYGAIFFGMIATGIVAFFTKQLTFDGFFKLPHLPEGILVWNPVVAITDVIQYGMFGIVVSFLLVTLFDTTGTMVGVAKQAGLMKGEKMPRARQALLADSVATTIGSMFGTSPTSAYIESSSGVAVGGRTGLTTLTVSILFIIAAFFGPFVASLSSVSAITAPALIIVGSLMISAVKHIDWDQFDEAFPAFIIILTMPLTSSIATGIELGFILYPLLKIFKGQAKSVHPLLYIFAVLFLFQLIYLPH comes from the coding sequence GTGTTTCACGTAAAAGAACTCAACTCGAGTGTTAAAACAGAAGTTTTAGCTGGATTTACTACTTTTTTAACAATGGTCTATATCGTCATTGTCAATCCGATTATTTTAGCGGATGCAGGCGTTCCGTTCGATCAAGTATTTTTGGCGACTATTATCTCTACTGTAATCGGTACATTATGGATGGCCTTATTTGCAAATTATCCAATAGCTATTGCCCCTGGTATGGGTCTAAATGCTTTTTTCACGTATACAGTCGTCATTTCATCTAACGGTACGATTGACTATATTACAGCCTTCTCAGCAGTTTTCATCGCTGGTATCTTGTTTATCATTTTATCGCTAACACCTCTTCGTGAAAAATTAATTGAAATTATTCCGAGTAATTTAAAACACGGCATTACTGCCGGTATTGGATTGTTTATCGCTTTTATCGGGTTACGTTTATCAGGTTTAGTGGAGGCTCATCCCCAGAATCTTGTGAAGCTTGGGGACTTAACAAGTGCCCCTGTGATGCTTGCATTATTCGGACTTGTGATTACGTTAATTTTGATGGTATTAAATGTATACGGCGCTATTTTCTTTGGCATGATTGCGACCGGCATCGTTGCATTTTTCACGAAACAATTAACGTTTGACGGCTTTTTCAAGCTTCCGCACCTTCCAGAAGGAATTCTTGTATGGAATCCAGTGGTTGCTATCACAGATGTCATTCAGTATGGGATGTTCGGCATCGTTGTATCCTTCTTACTGGTTACGTTGTTTGATACTACTGGCACAATGGTAGGTGTAGCAAAACAAGCTGGTTTAATGAAAGGCGAAAAAATGCCTCGTGCTCGCCAAGCGTTACTCGCAGATTCCGTTGCGACAACAATTGGATCTATGTTCGGAACAAGTCCAACTTCCGCATACATTGAGTCATCATCTGGTGTTGCTGTTGGGGGACGTACTGGCTTAACGACTCTGACAGTAAGTATCCTATTTATTATAGCCGCATTTTTCGGTCCATTTGTTGCATCACTATCAAGTGTTTCTGCTATTACAGCTCCTGCTTTAATTATCGTAGGTTCTTTAATGATTAGTGCAGTAAAACATATCGATTGGGATCAGTTCGATGAAGCATTCCCTGCATTTATTATTATCTTAACTATGCCTCTTACATCGAGCATTGCCACAGGAATTGAATTAGGATTTATCCTTTACCCATTGTTGAAAATTTTTAAAGGACAAGCAAAATCCGTTCATCCATTGCTTTATATATTCGCAGTTCTGTTCTTATTCCAACTCATTTATTTACCGCATTAA
- a CDS encoding NADPH-dependent FMN reductase gives MNIVVISGGPRKNGRTGIVARMMERTYGFHTLDLSVMEMPLYNGEESQAKEPVIQSLRKAVLEADGVILLSPEYHSAMSGALKNALDFLGSTQFLHKPVALLAVAGGGKGGINCLNNMRTVMRGVYANAIPKQLVLDPDRFDYDIDGLTKEAAEQVHLLVEELKMYARIGNEIKQEQLS, from the coding sequence ATGAATATAGTTGTAATTAGTGGAGGTCCACGTAAAAATGGACGTACAGGAATCGTCGCGAGAATGATGGAAAGAACATACGGTTTTCACACACTTGATTTAAGTGTGATGGAAATGCCGTTATATAACGGAGAAGAATCGCAAGCAAAAGAACCTGTCATTCAATCGCTTCGAAAAGCGGTATTAGAGGCAGATGGCGTTATTTTACTTTCTCCTGAATACCATAGTGCAATGAGCGGAGCACTTAAGAATGCATTAGATTTCCTAGGAAGTACTCAATTCCTTCACAAACCAGTAGCGCTTCTAGCGGTAGCTGGTGGAGGAAAAGGTGGGATCAACTGCTTAAATAATATGCGAACGGTCATGCGTGGTGTTTATGCAAATGCGATTCCGAAGCAATTAGTATTAGATCCAGATCGATTCGATTATGATATCGATGGATTAACAAAAGAAGCGGCAGAGCAAGTGCATTTACTAGTAGAAGAGTTAAAAATGTACGCTCGAATTGGAAATGAGATTAAACAAGAACAATTATCCTAA
- a CDS encoding RluA family pseudouridine synthase translates to MTKFTYTLQDDNITIEELLRDRLDIGKKRMHELRMAKAILNEQGEPLVWQHHYPAGTKLVFQLPFESSEYVPSEKYHLDVRYEDDHLLIVNKPAGMLTHPNEDGQTGTLMNDVTAYMVEKGATYAEHIHRLDQGTSGLIVIAKHSMMKSLLDRMLEEKKILRFYEAIVEGVVKENHGSIKTAIGRDRHHPTRQVVSKSGKPAVTHFEVVGKHPNFTKLNVVLETGRTHQIRVHLASIGYPVVGDTMYGAITRSENYQLHAFRILFVHPINGEEIKVEYPMEQAFKK, encoded by the coding sequence TTGACGAAATTTACGTACACTCTACAAGACGACAATATTACGATTGAAGAATTACTTCGTGATCGATTAGACATTGGAAAAAAACGCATGCATGAACTTCGAATGGCCAAAGCAATTTTAAATGAACAAGGAGAACCCCTCGTATGGCAGCATCATTATCCCGCGGGCACAAAACTCGTGTTTCAATTACCATTTGAGAGCTCCGAGTATGTTCCATCGGAAAAATACCATTTAGATGTTCGATATGAAGACGACCATTTATTAATTGTCAATAAACCAGCGGGCATGCTTACCCATCCGAATGAAGATGGCCAAACAGGTACCCTCATGAACGACGTTACTGCTTATATGGTAGAAAAAGGTGCCACGTATGCCGAGCATATTCACCGACTCGATCAAGGAACATCTGGTCTAATCGTCATCGCGAAGCACTCCATGATGAAATCGTTGCTCGACAGAATGCTCGAAGAGAAAAAAATACTGCGCTTTTACGAAGCAATAGTAGAAGGCGTTGTCAAAGAAAATCATGGCTCTATCAAAACAGCCATTGGACGTGACCGTCACCACCCTACACGCCAAGTTGTTTCGAAATCTGGTAAACCAGCCGTCACGCACTTTGAAGTAGTAGGCAAGCATCCGAACTTCACAAAACTAAATGTCGTATTAGAAACTGGGCGCACTCATCAAATTCGAGTGCATCTTGCCTCCATTGGCTACCCCGTTGTTGGAGATACAATGTACGGGGCGATTACGCGATCTGAAAACTATCAATTACATGCGTTCCGCATCCTATTCGTTCACCCGATTAACGGAGAAGAAATCAAAGTAGAATACCCGATGGAACAAGCATTCAAAAAATAA